The Schistocerca gregaria isolate iqSchGreg1 chromosome 4, iqSchGreg1.2, whole genome shotgun sequence genome contains a region encoding:
- the LOC126267247 gene encoding natterin-4-like codes for MVVATSYYWQEASYGEVPARAVRAGSDKDGGPLYVGRAPHAGDLLPAKVAPTHQGAFVSWNCLEHSKFHYEVLVLGAGVAEWVPSSNGEVPDGAVPVGHTTDGETLYVARVQHDGTTTPGKVHQSHSVCYIPYGGREIAYSHYEVLVI; via the exons ATGGTCG TGGCGACGAGCTACTACTGGCAGGAAGCGAGCTACGGCGAGGTGCCGGCGCGGGCGGTGCGCGCGGGCAGCGACAAGGACGGCGGCCCGCTGTACGTGGGGAGAGCGCCGCACGCCGGCGACCTACTGCCCGCCAAGGTGGCGCCCACGCACCAGGGCGCCTTCGTCTCCTGGAACTGCCTCGAGCACTCCAAGTTCCACTACGAG GTGCTGGTGCTGGGAGCAGGTGTTGCAGAATGGGTGCCATCCAGTAATGGCGAGGTTCCCGACGGGGCTGTCCCCGTGGGACATACGACGGATGGTGAGACCCTCTATGTAGCCAGGGTCCAGCATGATGGCACAACAACACCAGGAAAG GTTCACCAGTCACATTCAGTCTGCTACATTCCTTATGGAGGAAGAGAAATTGCTTATAGTCATTATGAGGTTCTTGTCATCTAG